The Dama dama isolate Ldn47 chromosome 23, ASM3311817v1, whole genome shotgun sequence genome contains a region encoding:
- the PANK2 gene encoding pantothenate kinase 2, mitochondrial isoform X3: MASRGDSTKVDKLVRDIYGGDYERFGLPGWAVASSFGNMMSKEKREAVSKEDLARATLITITNNIGSIARMCALNENINQVVFVGNFLRINTIAMRLLAYALDYWSKGQLKALFSEHEGYFGAVGALLELLKIP; the protein is encoded by the exons ATGGCATCACGTGGAGATAGCACCAAAGTGGATAAACTAGTGCGAGACATTTATGGAGGGGACTATGAGAGGTTTGGACTGCCAGGCTGGGCTGTGGCTTCAAG CTTTGGAAACATGATGAGCAAGGAGAAGCGAGAGGCTGTGAGTAAAGAGGACCTTGCTAGAGCGACTTTGATCACCATCACCAACAACATTGGCTCAATAGCAAGAATGTGTGCCCTTAATGAA AACATTAACCAGGTGGTATTTGTTGGAAATTTCTTGAGAATTAATACGATCGCCATGCGGCTTTTGGCATATGCTTTGGATTATTGGTCCAAGGGACAGTTGAAAGCACTTTTTTCGGAACATGAG gGTTATTTTGGAGCTGTTGGAGCACTCCTTGAGCTATTGAAGATCCCCTGA
- the PANK2 gene encoding pantothenate kinase 2, mitochondrial isoform X2 — MGEELLGWTFSISVFPWFGLDIGGTLVKLVYFEPKDITAEEEEEEVESLKSIRKYLTSNVAYGSTGIRDVHLELKDLTLCGRKGNLHFIRFPTHDMPAFIQMGRDKNFSSLHTVFCATGGGAYKFEQDFLTIGDLQLCKLDELDCLIKGILYIDSVGFNGRSQCYYFENPADSEKCQKLPFDLKNPYPLLLVNIGSGVSILAVYSKDNYKRVTGTSLGGGTFFGLCCLLTGCTTFEEALEMASRGDSTKVDKLVRDIYGGDYERFGLPGWAVASSFGNMMSKEKREAVSKEDLARATLITITNNIGSIARMCALNENINQVVFVGNFLRINTIAMRLLAYALDYWSKGQLKALFSEHEGYFGAVGALLELLKIP, encoded by the exons ATGGGAGAAGAACTGCTTGGATGGACCTTCAGTATCTCAG TTTTTCCTTGGTTTGGCTTGGATATTGGTGGAACTCTGGTCAAGCTGGTTTATTTTGAACCCAAAGACATCACTgctgaagaagaagaggaagaagtggAAAGTCTTAAAAGCATTCGGAAGTACCTGACCTCCAATGTGGCTTATGGGTCCACGGGTATTCGGGACGTGCACCTGGAGCTGAAGGACCTGACTCTGTGTGGACGCAAAGGCAATCTGCACTTTATACGCTTTCCCACTCATGACATGCCTGCTTTTATTCAAATGGGCAGAGATAAAAACTTCTCGAGTCTccacactgtcttttgtgccacTGGAGGTGGAGCGTACAAATTTGAGCAGGATTTTCTCACA ATAGGTGATCTTCAGCTTTGCAAACTCGATGAACTAGATTGCTTAATAAAAGGAATTTTGTATATTGACTCAGTTGGATTCAATGGACGGTCACAGTGCTATTACTTTGAAAACCCTGCTGATTCTGAAAAATGTCAGAAGTTACCATTTGATTTGAAAAACCCATACCCTCTGCTGCTGGTGAACATTGGCTCTGGGGTTAGCATCTTAGCAGTATATTCCAAAGATAATTATAAGAGGGTCACAGGTACCAG TCTTGGAGGAGGAACTTTTTTTGGTCTTTGCTGTCTTCTTACTGGTTGTACCACATTTGAAGAAGCTCTGGAAATGGCATCACGTGGAGATAGCACCAAAGTGGATAAACTAGTGCGAGACATTTATGGAGGGGACTATGAGAGGTTTGGACTGCCAGGCTGGGCTGTGGCTTCAAG CTTTGGAAACATGATGAGCAAGGAGAAGCGAGAGGCTGTGAGTAAAGAGGACCTTGCTAGAGCGACTTTGATCACCATCACCAACAACATTGGCTCAATAGCAAGAATGTGTGCCCTTAATGAA AACATTAACCAGGTGGTATTTGTTGGAAATTTCTTGAGAATTAATACGATCGCCATGCGGCTTTTGGCATATGCTTTGGATTATTGGTCCAAGGGACAGTTGAAAGCACTTTTTTCGGAACATGAG gGTTATTTTGGAGCTGTTGGAGCACTCCTTGAGCTATTGAAGATCCCCTGA
- the PANK2 gene encoding pantothenate kinase 2, mitochondrial isoform X1, which produces MGAGWLAAPMERHGRAAATSASSAREPVLGGPDGRRREPLRRRANSASAPAVGASASASPSGEGVRRDRPGSYSGATSASRQRVESLRKKRPLFPWFGLDIGGTLVKLVYFEPKDITAEEEEEEVESLKSIRKYLTSNVAYGSTGIRDVHLELKDLTLCGRKGNLHFIRFPTHDMPAFIQMGRDKNFSSLHTVFCATGGGAYKFEQDFLTIGDLQLCKLDELDCLIKGILYIDSVGFNGRSQCYYFENPADSEKCQKLPFDLKNPYPLLLVNIGSGVSILAVYSKDNYKRVTGTSLGGGTFFGLCCLLTGCTTFEEALEMASRGDSTKVDKLVRDIYGGDYERFGLPGWAVASRFGLWDLPGPGMEPVASTLSGGFLSTVTTREVWV; this is translated from the exons ATGGGAGCCGGCTGGCTTGCCGCGCCCATGGAGCGCCACGGCAGGGCCGCCGCCACTTCTGCCTCGTCGGCCCGGGAACCGGTGCTCGGGGGCCCCGATGGGCGGCGGCGGGAGCCACTGCGGCGCCGGGCGAACAGCGCGTCAGCCCCTGCCGTCGGGGCCTCGGCTTCGGCCTCGCCTTCGGGGGAGGGCGTAAGGCGGGATCGGCCAGGCTCCTACAGCGGCGCTACCTCGGCCTCCCGTCAGCGCGTCGAAAGCCTCAGGAAGAAGCGGCCGC TTTTTCCTTGGTTTGGCTTGGATATTGGTGGAACTCTGGTCAAGCTGGTTTATTTTGAACCCAAAGACATCACTgctgaagaagaagaggaagaagtggAAAGTCTTAAAAGCATTCGGAAGTACCTGACCTCCAATGTGGCTTATGGGTCCACGGGTATTCGGGACGTGCACCTGGAGCTGAAGGACCTGACTCTGTGTGGACGCAAAGGCAATCTGCACTTTATACGCTTTCCCACTCATGACATGCCTGCTTTTATTCAAATGGGCAGAGATAAAAACTTCTCGAGTCTccacactgtcttttgtgccacTGGAGGTGGAGCGTACAAATTTGAGCAGGATTTTCTCACA ATAGGTGATCTTCAGCTTTGCAAACTCGATGAACTAGATTGCTTAATAAAAGGAATTTTGTATATTGACTCAGTTGGATTCAATGGACGGTCACAGTGCTATTACTTTGAAAACCCTGCTGATTCTGAAAAATGTCAGAAGTTACCATTTGATTTGAAAAACCCATACCCTCTGCTGCTGGTGAACATTGGCTCTGGGGTTAGCATCTTAGCAGTATATTCCAAAGATAATTATAAGAGGGTCACAGGTACCAG TCTTGGAGGAGGAACTTTTTTTGGTCTTTGCTGTCTTCTTACTGGTTGTACCACATTTGAAGAAGCTCTGGAAATGGCATCACGTGGAGATAGCACCAAAGTGGATAAACTAGTGCGAGACATTTATGGAGGGGACTATGAGAGGTTTGGACTGCCAGGCTGGGCTGTGGCTTCAAG attcggcttatgggatcttcctggaccagggatggagcccgtgGCCTCTacattgtcaggcggattcttatccactgttaccaccagggaagtctgggtgTAA